In Tachysurus fulvidraco isolate hzauxx_2018 chromosome 1, HZAU_PFXX_2.0, whole genome shotgun sequence, a single window of DNA contains:
- the LOC113662999 gene encoding Fc receptor-like protein 5 produces MELWTLRMMMLLISFIHVGQAQAENKPVLTVKPNAPHIFRGENVTLSCIISGGSEQYIWYKDGVHVHKSNEMYYTIKVDQSHRYSCYGSKNGRSTTLSDKVTLSVIERPKAVVTLQPDGEIFSGQVVTLTCEIRGHEETLDVEWMYNWYRNGVLLFASVEFKDYSFTAVKSFSGKFSCSGQRKSDSQTSETSPAVTLTVSDKPKPDLTSHRKGAALTGNLVILSCTLTPQSAGWKFYWYKPTQSIETGTETHQYIIRSVRVSDGGQYRCRAGRGNPVYYTDYSDVLWVNVTESPKAVVTIKPGKHVFRGETVTLRCEIQGGGDTEWTYSWYKDDQIYQDNKTQEFSLSSVRNEHSGKYTCRGRRRSDYQISDISDAVTLTVSDVAETVMTVSPLIWLTEGDSVTLSCEVKHSSTGWTFSWYKDVLYTDRHGSLRSRTSLLSDSSRGSGGSYSLSPVTLNHTGVYMCRAKRGFFHTQYSKTQPLWITGESSPGSLIIRPSRTQHFTADSLSLSCEDQSDSTGWTVRGYSYNETFVDCSSFSGSTCNISSLSTSHTGVYWCQSESGGCSNSVNITVHDGDVILDSPVHPVNEGRLLTLRCLFHNKKIPGSGVDFYKDDSILHSQTTGEMTISSVSKSDEGFYHCKHPESGESLKSWVSVSLKNPGPNIVLVAVAVGLILSLLFIILVLILLWKHKSNKGKDRGIQQNSNQTPVQSPSGAENSLSGNPPLQTGGDNIYATVDNADHDAGPSDVTYAELELKTQKKAKKKQVKANVEPDTLYSELKQDT; encoded by the exons tgcttatttcatttatcCATGTTGGACAAGCTCAAG CAGAGAATAAACCAGTTCTGACTGTGAAGCCAAACGCACCACATATATTCAGAGGAGAGAATGTTACACTCTCATGTATAATTTCGGGAGGTAGTGAACAATACATCTGGTACAAAGATGGTGTTCATGTTCACAAATCTAATGAAATGTACTACACTATAAAAGTAGATCAGAGTCACAGATACAGTTGTTACGGGTCTAAGAATGGACGGTCAACGACATTGAGTGATAAAGTGACTCTCTCAGTGATAG AAAGACCAAAAGCTGTTGTGACTCTGCAGCCTGATGGAGAGATATTCAGTGGACAGGTAGTCACGTTAACATGTGAAATACGAGGACATGAAGAAACATTAGATGTGGAGTGGATGTACAACTGGTATAGAAATGGTGTCCTACTTTTTGCCTCTGTTGAGTTCAAGGATTATTCATTTACTGCTGTGAAGTCTTTCAGTGGTAAATTCTCCTGCAGTGGACAGAGAAAAAGTGACTCACAAACTTCAGAGACCAGTCCTGCTGTTACACTCactgtgtcag ATAAACCTAAACCTGATCTCACATCACACCGTAAAGGAGCTGCACTGACAGGAAACTTAGTGATTCTGTCctgtacactgacaccacagtctgctggatggaagttttactggtacaaacccacacagagcATTGAGACTGGGACTGAAACACACCAGTACATCATCAGATCAGTTAGAGTCTCTGATGGAGGTCAGTACAGGTGCAGAGCTGGAAGAGGAAACCCAGTctactacacagactacagtgATGTACTCTGGGTAAATGTTACTG AGAGTCCTAAAGCTGTGGTGACCATAAAGCCTGGAAAACATGTGTTCAGAGGAGAGACTGTGACTCTCAGGTGTGAAATACAGGGAGGAGGAGACACTGAGTGGACATACAGCTGGTATAAAGATGACCAAATCTACCAAGACAACAAAACCCAGGAGTTCAGCCTCAGCTCAGTTAGAAATGAACACAGTGGTAAATACACCTGCAGAGGGAGGAGACGCAGTGACTATCAGATCTCAGACATCAGTGATGCTGTTACTCtcactgtatcag ATGTAGCAGAGACAGTAATGACTGTGTCTCCACTCATCTGGCTGACTGAAGGAGATTcagtgactctaagctgtgaggTGAAACACTCCTCTACAGGCTGGACATTCAGCTGGTACAAAGATGTTctctacacagacagacacggttCCCTCAGGTCCAGAACATCGCTcctctcagacagcagcagaggatctgGAGGCTCCTACAGCCTCAGTCCTGTTACTCTGAATCACACAGGAGTTTATATGTGCAGAGCAAAGAGAGGATTCTTTCACACCCAGTACAGCAAAACACAGCCACTGTGGATCACTG gTGAATCTTCTCCAGGGTCTCTGATCATCAGACCgagcagaactcaacactttactgctgactctctctcactgagctgtgaggaccagagtgactctactggatggacagtgagagGATACAGTTACAATGAGACATTCGTTGATTGTTCATCATTTTcaggatctacatgtaacatcagctcCCTCTCTACATCACATACTGGTGTTTATTGGTGTCAGTCTGAATCTGGAGGATGCAGTAATTctgtcaacatcacagtgcatg atggtgatgtgatcctGGACAGTCCTGTACATCCTGTGAATGAGGGACGTCTTCTGACTTTACGCTGTTTATTTCACAACAAAAAGATCCCAGGCTCTGGTGttgatttctataaagatgATTCTATCCTTCACTCccagactacaggagagatgacCATCAGTAGCGTCTCAAAGTCTgatgaaggtttctaccactgtAAACACCCAGAGAGCGGAGAGTCATTGAAAAGCTGGGTTTCAGTCAGCTTAAAAA ATCCTGGGCCCAACATTGTACTAGTAGCTGTAGCTGTGGGACTGATTTTATCCTTGTTGTTTATCATCCTTGTACTGATCCTGCTCTGGAAGCACAAATCCAACAAAG GAAAGGACAGAGGCATACAGCAGAACAGCAATCAGACACCAGTCCAGAGTCCATCAGGAGCTGAGAATTCTCTGTCAGGAAACCCACCACTTCAGACCG GAGGTGACAACATTTATGCCACCGTAGACAATGCAG ATCATGATGCTGGACCCAGTGATGTAACTTACGCTGAGCTTGAACTGAAGACacagaaaaaagcaaagaaaaaacaag tgaaagccaatgtcgaacCTGACACTCTTTACTCAGAGCTGAAGCAGGACACATAG